Proteins encoded in a region of the Anopheles ziemanni chromosome 2, idAnoZiCoDA_A2_x.2, whole genome shotgun sequence genome:
- the LOC131290848 gene encoding stress-activated protein kinase JNK-like — MNKKSTNYVKVQFGDTEFEVPDRYINLEAKGFGAQGTVCAAYDTVTQQNVAIKKLSRPFQNVTHAKRAYREFKLMKLVNHKNIIGLLNAFTPQRTLEEFQDVYLVMELMDANLCQVIQMDLDHERMSYLLYQMLCGIKHLHSAGIIHRDLKPSNIVVKSDCTLKILDFGLARTAGTTFMMTPYVVTRYYRAPEVILGMGYKENVDIWSVGCIMGEMIRGGVLFPGTDHIDQWNKIIEQLGTPSQSFMTRLQPTVRNYVENRPRYTGYPFDRLFPDVLFPTDSNEHNRLKASQARDLLSRMLVVDPEHRISVDQALVHSYINVWYDESEVNAPAPGPYDHSVDEREHTVEQWKELIYQEVMEYEARNNLADGEGAPR, encoded by the exons atgaacaaaaaatcaaccaatTATGTCAAGGTTCAGTTCGGGGACACCGAGTTCGAAGTCCCGGACCGTTACATTAATCTGGAGGCAAAGGGTTTCGGTGCCCAGGGCACGGTTTG tGCCGCATACGATACAGTAACACAGCAAAATGTTGCCATCAAAAAGCTATCACGACCTTTCCAAAATGTCACTCACGCCAAACGAGCCTACAGGGAGTTTAAGCTTATGAAATTAGTCAATCATAAAAAT ATTATCGGACTGTTGAACGCATTCACGCCGCAGCGTACACTAGAAGAATTCCAAGATGTGTACCTCGTTATGGAGCTTATGGACGCAAACCTGTGCCAGGTCATCCAGATGGATCTGGACCACGAGCGGATGTCCTACCTGCTCTATCAGATGCTGTGCGGCATCAAGCATCTCCACTCGGCTGGTATTATTCACCGG GACTTGAAGCCGTCCAACATCGTCGTCAAATCAGACTGCACGCTAAAAATACTAGATTTCGGTCTGGCCCGCACGGCCGGCACGACCTTCATGATGACGCCGTACGTTGTGACGCGATACTATCGCGCACCGGAGGTTATCCTGGGCATGGGCTACAAGGAGAACGTCGACATCTGGTCGGTGGGCTGCATCATGGGGGAAATGATACGGGGCGGCGTGTTATTCCCGGGTACAGATCATATTGATCagtggaataaaattattG AACAATTGGGTACTCCGTCCCAGTCATTTATGACAAGATTGCAGCCAACTGTGCGGAACTACGTGGAAAATAGACCACGCTACACCGGATATCCTTTCGATCGGCTCTTCCCCGACGTACTGTTCCCGACCGACTCGAACGAACACAACCGACTGAAAGCTAGTCAGGCACGGGATCTTCTGAGCAGAATGCTAGTCGTGGATCCGGAGCATCGTATCTCTGTCGATCAAGCGTTGGTGCACAGCTACATTAACGTTTGGTACGACGAAAGCGAAGTGAACGCG CCCGCCCCCGGACCGTACGATCATAGCGTGGATGAGCGCGAGCACACAGTCGAACAGTGGAAAGAACTGATCTACCAGGAGGTTATGGAGTACGAGGCACGCAATAATCTAGCCGACGGTGAGGGTGCTCCACGGTAG